A section of the Falco rusticolus isolate bFalRus1 chromosome Z, bFalRus1.pri, whole genome shotgun sequence genome encodes:
- the FBP1 gene encoding fructose-1,6-bisphosphatase 1: MTDRSAFDTNVITMTRFVMEEGRRAKGTGEFTQLLNSLCTAIKAISTAVRKAGIANLYGIAGSTNVTGDQVKKMDILSNDLVINMLKSSFSTCVIVSEENKDAVIVETEKRGKYIVCIDPLDGSSNIDCLVSIGTIFAIYRKVSPDEPSGKDALQPGRNLVAAGYAVYGSATMLVLATSAGGVNCFMLDPAIGEFILVDRDVKIKKKGNIYSLNEGYAKYFDPAVTEYLKKKKFPEDGSSPYGGRYIGSMVADVHRTLVYGGIFLYPANSKSPKGKLRLLYECNPMAFIIEKAGGIATTGHQAILDIVPEDIHQRVPIVLGSHDDVKEYLEIVKKHSAK; the protein is encoded by the exons ATGACGGACCGTTCCGCCTTCGACACCAATGTCATCACCATGACCCGCTTCGTGATGGAGGAAGGCAGGCGGGCGAAAGGCACCGGGGAGTTCACACAGCTCCTCAACTCTCTCTGCACAGCCATCAAAGCCATCTCCACCGCCGTCCGCAAAGCGGGCATCGCCAACCT CTATGGAATTGCTGGGTCTACCAACGTGACAGGAGATCAAGTAAAGAAGATGGACATCCTTTCCAATGACCTGGTGATTAACATGCTCAAGTCATCCTTCAGTACGTGTGTTATTgtgtcagaagaaaacaaagatgctGTGATAGTGGAAACTGAAAAACGG GGTAAATACATAGTCTGCATAGACCCTCTAGATGGCTCATCGAACATTGACTGTCTTGTTTCCATTGGGACCATCTTTGCCATCTATAGAAAG GTGTCCCCTGATGAACCATCTGGGAAGGATGCTTTACAACCTGGGCGTAATCTTGTGGCAGCTGGTTATGCTGTCTATGGGAGTGCCACAATGCTGGTACTGGCCACTTCTGCTGGAGGTGTCAACTGTTTCATGCTGGATCCG GCAATTGGAGAATTCATTTTGGTGGATAGGGATGTGAAAAtcaaaaagaagggaaatatCTACAGTCTCAATGAAGGCTATGCTAAATACTTTGATCCTGCAGTCACAGAGTATCTCAAGAAGAAGAAGTTCCCTGAG GATGGCAGTTCACCATATGGTGGGAGGTACATAGGATCTATGGTGGCTGATGTGCATCGCACGCTGGTGTATGGAGGAATTTTTCTGTATCCTGCTAACTCAAAAAGTCCCAAAGGAAAG CTGAGACTGCTTTACGAATGCAATCCTATGGCTTTTATTATTGAGAAGGCCGGGGGAATAGCAACAACTGGTCATCAAGCAATACTAGATATAGTGCCTGAGGATATCCACCAAAGAGTGCCTATTGTCTTGGGATCTCATGATGATGTGAAGGAATACCTTGAGATAGTCAAGAAGCATTCAGCTAAGTAA